Proteins co-encoded in one Kribbella solani genomic window:
- the tenA gene encoding thiaminase II yields MTFSAELWDRGAAAVYEQIVRHPFITGLTDGSLNHDAFRYFIVQDSHYLRAYSRALSLVAGRAPDEDAVRMFALHAANAIAVEQELHTSLLDSLGLTAADVDAAGSGPTTTAYMSYLTAVCATGTYAEAVAAVLPCYWIYRDVGRELLKRSSPDPLYAKWIATYGSEEFDAVVEDVLAVTDALDVGAAERERCHQHFAMTCRYEWMFWDAAYHKLDWPVG; encoded by the coding sequence ATGACGTTTTCCGCCGAGCTGTGGGACCGCGGTGCCGCCGCCGTGTACGAGCAGATCGTCCGGCACCCGTTCATCACCGGGCTGACCGACGGGAGCCTGAACCACGACGCGTTCCGCTACTTCATCGTCCAGGACAGTCACTACCTGCGCGCGTACTCACGGGCACTCAGCCTGGTCGCCGGACGCGCACCGGACGAGGACGCGGTCCGCATGTTCGCGCTACACGCCGCCAACGCGATCGCGGTCGAGCAGGAGCTGCACACCTCATTGCTGGACTCACTGGGGCTGACAGCCGCTGATGTGGATGCAGCCGGTTCCGGTCCGACCACTACGGCGTACATGTCCTATCTGACCGCGGTGTGCGCCACAGGTACGTACGCCGAGGCCGTAGCCGCAGTACTGCCCTGCTACTGGATCTACCGCGATGTAGGTCGGGAGCTACTCAAGCGGTCGTCACCCGACCCGCTGTACGCGAAGTGGATCGCTACGTACGGCTCTGAGGAGTTCGACGCGGTAGTCGAGGACGTGCTCGCCGTCACGGATGCACTGGACGTAGGCGCCGCGGAGCGGGAACGTTGTCACCAGCACTTCGCCATGACGTGCCGCTACGAATGGATGTTCTGGGACGCCGCGTACCACAAGCTCGATTGGCCGGTGGGATGA